A genome region from Streptomyces sp. NBC_01296 includes the following:
- a CDS encoding sensor histidine kinase: MSVQESQEPPESPPGTPDPLEAATRATRSLQGLSTELTARVPQLLEAMRSLGTGLELHSTLDRICETAAELADARYAAIGVVDTEGRGLSDFVTFGIGAEAARRIGHRPDGKRGLLGALISHPDTVQLADLTKDPRSAGFPPHHPPMKTFLGVPIRVQGEIFGNLYLAEKNGGGRFNDYDVHMVRVLATEAGIAIGNARLYEAATQRERWIDGSVAVTTALLSGGDADDALAVVAEQARHLADSAAGIVMLPAEEGGMEIVAVSAENPATSLGLVIPAESPVVARLLQGEPVFVDDAASDPRMISRLTSQYGPCMMLPLHSGGRVLGALVTPRARGKRPFSESERTLATQFASQAALALMMAEAQRDRERLAVFEDRDRIARDLHDLVIQRLFATGMMLEGAQRRSVVPEVVDGVGKAVDELDVTIQEIRTAIFALQQGPAEAPSGLRTRVLREINMAAVPLGFKPAHRFLGPIDAVVGELVGKNLIAALREALSNAFRHAEASRIEVVVDCTATLADGRPGVRLEVADDGVGIPEGGRRSGLRNLRRRAESLGGSSSYGTGIGEDGSGTTLVWEAPL; encoded by the coding sequence ATGTCAGTGCAGGAGTCGCAGGAACCGCCGGAGTCACCACCCGGAACGCCTGACCCGCTGGAGGCAGCCACCCGGGCCACCCGGAGTCTGCAGGGCCTCTCCACCGAGCTCACCGCCCGGGTGCCGCAACTGCTGGAGGCCATGCGCTCGCTGGGCACCGGCCTCGAACTGCACTCGACCCTCGACCGCATCTGCGAGACCGCGGCCGAGCTCGCCGACGCCCGGTACGCGGCGATCGGCGTCGTCGACACCGAGGGCCGCGGGCTGTCGGACTTCGTCACCTTCGGCATCGGCGCCGAGGCGGCCAGGAGGATCGGCCACCGCCCGGACGGGAAGCGGGGCCTGCTCGGCGCGCTGATCTCGCACCCCGACACGGTGCAGCTCGCCGATCTGACGAAGGATCCGCGCTCGGCCGGATTCCCGCCGCACCACCCGCCCATGAAGACCTTCCTCGGCGTCCCGATCCGGGTGCAGGGGGAGATCTTCGGCAATCTGTACCTCGCCGAGAAGAACGGCGGCGGCCGGTTCAACGACTACGACGTCCACATGGTCCGGGTCCTGGCCACCGAGGCGGGGATCGCCATCGGCAACGCCCGGCTGTACGAGGCCGCCACCCAGCGGGAGCGGTGGATCGACGGCTCGGTGGCCGTCACGACCGCCCTGCTGTCGGGCGGTGACGCGGACGACGCCCTCGCGGTGGTGGCCGAACAGGCCCGCCACCTGGCCGACTCCGCCGCCGGGATCGTGATGCTGCCGGCCGAGGAGGGCGGGATGGAGATCGTCGCCGTCTCCGCAGAGAATCCGGCCACCTCGCTCGGCCTGGTGATCCCGGCCGAGAGCCCGGTGGTGGCGAGGCTGCTCCAGGGCGAGCCGGTCTTCGTGGACGACGCCGCCTCCGACCCCCGCATGATCAGCCGGCTGACCAGCCAGTACGGGCCCTGCATGATGCTGCCGCTGCACAGTGGCGGGCGGGTGCTGGGCGCGCTGGTGACCCCGCGGGCCCGCGGCAAGCGGCCGTTCAGCGAGTCCGAGCGGACCCTGGCCACCCAGTTCGCCTCCCAGGCCGCGCTCGCGCTGATGATGGCCGAGGCGCAGCGCGACCGGGAGCGGCTCGCGGTGTTCGAGGACCGTGACCGGATCGCCCGGGACCTGCACGACCTGGTCATCCAGCGGCTGTTCGCCACCGGGATGATGCTGGAGGGCGCCCAGCGGCGGTCCGTCGTCCCCGAGGTCGTCGACGGCGTCGGCAAGGCCGTGGACGAGCTGGACGTGACGATCCAGGAGATCCGGACCGCGATCTTCGCGCTCCAGCAGGGACCGGCGGAGGCTCCGTCGGGGCTCCGCACCCGGGTCCTGCGAGAGATCAACATGGCCGCGGTGCCGTTGGGCTTCAAACCGGCACACCGGTTCCTCGGCCCGATCGACGCGGTGGTCGGCGAGCTGGTGGGCAAGAACCTGATCGCGGCGCTGCGCGAGGCCCTGTCGAATGCCTTCAGGCACGCGGAGGCGTCCCGGATCGAGGTGGTCGTGGACTGCACCGCCACGCTGGCCGACGGGAGGCCCGGAGTGCGGCTGGAGGTCGCCGACGACGGCGTGGGCATTCCCGAGGGCGGCCGGCGCAGCGGGCTGCGGAATCTGCGCCGGCGGGCAGAGTCGCTGGGCGGGTCGAGCTCGTACGGCACCGGCATCGGAGAGGACGGCAGCGGGACCACCCTGGTGTGGGAGGCCCCGCTCTGA
- a CDS encoding LLM class flavin-dependent oxidoreductase: MSLRLSTVILPVRPWREGGRDQWVRAEELGFHTAYTYDHLTWRSFRDRPWFGAIPTLTAAAAATERMRLGTLVTSPNFRHPVTLAKELMALDDISGGRFTLGIGAGGNGFDATALGQDPWSPRERADRFAEFVPLLDRLLTEAAVTERGTFYSADEARNIPGCVQQPRLPFAVAANGPRGLKLAAAHGQAWVTTGDPKLFEEGTAEQSLEAIRGQLAKLDKAMAEIGRAPEPMEKILLTGFTPERNTMLDSVDAFVDFAGRHRELGFTEIVIHAPIPDSEFAADENVFEEIATEGLAQLGS; the protein is encoded by the coding sequence ATGAGTCTGCGTCTGAGCACTGTGATCCTCCCGGTACGCCCGTGGCGTGAGGGCGGTCGTGACCAGTGGGTGCGAGCCGAGGAGCTCGGGTTTCACACCGCATACACCTACGACCACCTGACCTGGCGGTCCTTCCGTGACCGGCCGTGGTTTGGCGCGATCCCGACGCTGACCGCGGCGGCCGCTGCCACCGAGCGGATGCGGCTGGGCACGCTCGTCACCTCGCCGAACTTCCGGCACCCGGTGACGTTGGCCAAGGAGCTCATGGCGCTGGACGACATCTCCGGCGGCCGTTTCACCCTCGGTATCGGCGCCGGCGGCAACGGGTTCGATGCGACCGCGCTGGGCCAGGACCCCTGGAGCCCGCGTGAGCGTGCGGACCGCTTCGCGGAGTTCGTGCCGCTGCTGGACCGGCTGCTCACCGAGGCCGCGGTCACCGAGCGCGGCACCTTCTACTCCGCCGACGAGGCCCGCAACATCCCCGGCTGCGTGCAGCAGCCACGACTGCCCTTCGCCGTCGCCGCGAACGGCCCGCGGGGCCTCAAGCTGGCCGCCGCCCATGGCCAGGCCTGGGTGACCACCGGCGATCCGAAGCTCTTCGAAGAGGGCACCGCGGAGCAGTCACTGGAGGCCATCCGCGGCCAGCTGGCCAAGCTCGACAAGGCCATGGCCGAGATCGGGCGCGCGCCGGAGCCGATGGAGAAGATCCTGCTCACCGGCTTCACCCCGGAGCGCAACACGATGCTGGACTCCGTCGATGCGTTCGTCGACTTCGCCGGCCGCCACCGGGAGCTCGGCTTCACCGAGATCGTGATTCACGCACCGATCCCGGACTCCGAGTTCGCGGCGGACGAGAACGTCTTCGAGGAGATCGCCACCGAGGGCCTGGCCCAGCTCGGCAGCTGA
- a CDS encoding Cof-type HAD-IIB family hydrolase has translation MGEDGSVTSAPQRPDGPTPTPRLIATDLDGTLLRDDKSVSLRTVAALAAAEEAGIEVFFVTGRPARWMDVVSDHVHGHGLAICANGAAVVDLHAGRKFVQVRALPRATALTVVDTLRASAPGTSFAVEMTTGINYEPLYPPFFQDPGAHVATAEKLLEEDADDTSAPVLKLLAHHAELAPDEFLALARSVAGGYASITRSSPTALLEISALGVSKASTLELCCAERGISPAEVVAFGDMPNDVEMLRWAGTSYAMGNAHPDVIAAASGRTVANNEDGVAVVIERILAERAAHQR, from the coding sequence ATGGGCGAAGATGGATCCGTGACCTCGGCTCCCCAGCGCCCGGACGGGCCAACCCCCACTCCCCGGCTCATCGCCACCGACCTCGACGGCACCCTGCTGCGCGACGACAAATCCGTCTCGCTCCGCACGGTCGCCGCACTCGCCGCAGCCGAGGAGGCCGGGATCGAGGTCTTCTTCGTCACCGGCCGCCCGGCCCGCTGGATGGACGTGGTCAGCGACCATGTCCACGGCCACGGCCTGGCGATCTGCGCGAACGGGGCCGCGGTGGTCGATCTCCACGCGGGCCGGAAATTCGTACAGGTCCGGGCACTGCCGCGGGCCACGGCTCTCACGGTCGTGGACACCCTGCGCGCCTCCGCCCCGGGCACGTCCTTCGCGGTCGAGATGACCACCGGGATCAACTACGAGCCGCTGTACCCGCCCTTCTTCCAGGACCCGGGCGCCCATGTGGCCACCGCGGAGAAGCTGCTGGAGGAGGACGCGGACGACACCTCCGCTCCCGTCCTCAAGCTGCTCGCGCACCACGCCGAGCTCGCCCCGGACGAGTTCCTCGCACTCGCCCGCTCGGTCGCCGGCGGCTACGCGTCGATCACCCGCTCCAGCCCGACCGCTCTGCTGGAGATCAGCGCGCTGGGCGTCTCCAAGGCCAGCACCCTGGAGCTGTGCTGCGCCGAGCGCGGTATCTCCCCGGCCGAGGTCGTCGCCTTCGGGGACATGCCGAACGACGTGGAGATGCTCCGCTGGGCAGGTACCTCGTACGCGATGGGCAATGCCCACCCGGACGTGATCGCGGCCGCCTCCGGCCGTACGGTCGCCAACAACGAGGACGGCGTCGCCGTCGTCATCGAGCGCATCCTCGCGGAACGCGCCGCGCACCAGCGGTAG